From Argopecten irradians isolate NY chromosome 2, Ai_NY, whole genome shotgun sequence, the proteins below share one genomic window:
- the LOC138314628 gene encoding uncharacterized protein, which yields MYLRYTMLNNKFIVNETPSYYKFVMENSSEHHVLKTNIKRHLEQSLQMMNTDKSRKYIVYDCSQANPGVCGGWSDRLSGILSTLVIAILTKRNFLIKHDKPCLLGDYLIPTNLLDWRYNKSMLINKTFLYQDLSARKSTTLRPYLRGKLDVTSYFKHDVDFLRINWDFTEEFRKRPTIGTEIPWMTKLHYADIYRQLFMSLFKPSPLFSDALNKFRNKRRRPYIACAHLRVGRNPNMPGDDPRSTLKLNAVWDYLNNLNKSTYDFFVASDAEHVKNIARNRFPTNIIDSPGKITHIDQSNGNDPSAGFLKQLLDFYTLLDCDVLITSVSGFSIFAAYLRGTDSGLYCLASGGLLPCSRYTINDIFPGEFLAPAI from the coding sequence ATGCTAAACAATAAGTTTATCGTCAATGAAACACCAAGTTATTACAAATTCGTTATGGAAAATAGTTCTGAACATCACGTcctgaaaacaaatataaagcGACACCTGGAGCAATCCTTACAGATGATGAATACAGATAAAAGTAGGAAGTACATTGTGTATGACTGCAGTCAGGCTAATCCAGGTGTTTGTGGTGGATGGTCTGACCGACTCTCTGGTATTCTCAGTACCTTAGTCATAGCCATCCTTACCAAACGGAATTTTCTCATCAAACATGATAAGCCATGTCTCCTCGGTGATTATCTAATCCCCACAAATCTTCTCGACTGGCGTTACAATAAGTCAATGCTTATCAATAAAACATTCTTATATCAGGACCTTAGTGCGCGCAAGTCGACAACACTGAGACCTTATCTGCGTGGAAAGTTGGATGTCACCTCGTATTTCAAACACGATGTCGACTTTCTACGAATCAATTGGGATTTCACGGAAGAATTCAGGAAAAGACCTACCATTGGGACTGAGATTCCATGGATGACGAAGTTACATTATGCTGACATATACCGACAATTATTTATGTCATTGTTTAAGCCATCGCCTTTGTTTTCCGATGCCTTGAACAAGTTTCGCAACAAACGAAGAAGACCTTACATAGCGTGTGCCCATTTACGTGTTGGGAGAAATCCGAATATGCCAGGAGATGATCCCCGAAGTACGCTTAAACTGAATGCAGTTTGGGATTATTTAAACAATCTTAATAAATCTACTTATGATTTTTTCGTTGCATCAGATGCAGAACATGTCAAGAACATTGCTAGAAACCGTTTTCCGACAAACATCATCGACAGTCCCggaaaaataacacatattgaCCAATCGAACGGTAATGACCCCAGTGCTGGTTTCCTAAAGCAACTCTTAGACTTTTACACATTACTTGACTGTGATGTTCTCATAACTTCCGTCAGTGGATTTAGTATATTTGCGGCATACCTCAGGGGCACAGACTCAGGTCTGTATTG